The Roseovarius sp. EL26 genome contains the following window.
AGAATCGGTCATGCCTGCCGACACGGTCGATGGCAGGCCGAGATGCGCCAGCAATTGGGCTGCTGCCGCATTGGCAATAGCGCCTTCGCCACCGCCCCCGCTCATCGCGCCTGTCCGCAAATCTGAGATGAAAGGCATAAGGGCATAGATACACGACGCGCCAGGTTTAATGGCATCAACCACGACTAGCCCAGCCAGGCATTCGGCCAAACCTTGTGCAAGTGCCCCAGCCAATGTCACTGGACTGGTTGCCCCCGCTTGACCGGCTGAAACAATCTGCGGGATCATGCCTGCATCGATGACCCGCTCTAATATCTCTATACCTTCGGCGGCATATGTCAGCGGCGGCACCACGTGCGCAATGACCGCCATACAAAACGGCCGCTCACGGAATGCGCCCGTACCGCCAAGGGCCATGTCAAACATATCAATGATTGGGCGAACATGATCCGCCTCGCAAAAACTGATGCCGATGGGTTTTGATGTGGCCTTCATACAGGCAAAGGCAGAGTTAATGTCCAACTCAAACGGATCTGTAAGATCTCTGGCAACAACCGGACGCACGCCATAGTGAATATGGGATGACGCATCGAGAACACGCATCAATTCATAAAGATCGCTCAGGTGGCTATCCCGGTACGTTCCGGTTGTTGCATCCAGCATCTGCACTGCCGCCCCGCCCGTTCCGATATGAACCCGTCCACCGCCAATCATCAGATCGCGGTCTGGTGTGAAGCCGGGAAGCGAAATGTTTTTAGGTGCGCGGTTGCAGGCATACCGGATCATCGCAGGTGGAAAGCATATGCGACCATCCTCTCGGTGCCGTGCCCCGAGTGTGAGTAAGCGATTGGCCATCGGTCGTGGTAAGCCCGACATCCCGATGTGTGACAACATTTCAAAAGCATGGTCCACGATCATCGACGCATCTGTCGGCGATAATGGCTTTAAATAGCCACCGGTCGGTATCTCGCAATCGGGTACCGCACCCGTCCCGCTTTCCCCTGTCTGTCGCCGTGTGGCCCGCCGAACCATGCCAATTCCTTTTTGTGGTGCACCCACTAAACCCCAAAGAATTGATGGATCAAATTCAATTACTCGCAAAAAATGATGAATCATATTCAGGCAAGTTTACAAAGCGCCCTCAAATTGGTCGGCAAATTACCTATTAGACCCTTGCCTGCAGGCGTTTAACGACGATTGGTTGCCCAAGCATAGGATGATCAATATCGTTCATTCATT
Protein-coding sequences here:
- a CDS encoding trimethylamine methyltransferase family protein, with the translated sequence MVRRATRRQTGESGTGAVPDCEIPTGGYLKPLSPTDASMIVDHAFEMLSHIGMSGLPRPMANRLLTLGARHREDGRICFPPAMIRYACNRAPKNISLPGFTPDRDLMIGGGRVHIGTGGAAVQMLDATTGTYRDSHLSDLYELMRVLDASSHIHYGVRPVVARDLTDPFELDINSAFACMKATSKPIGISFCEADHVRPIIDMFDMALGGTGAFRERPFCMAVIAHVVPPLTYAAEGIEILERVIDAGMIPQIVSAGQAGATSPVTLAGALAQGLAECLAGLVVVDAIKPGASCIYALMPFISDLRTGAMSGGGGEGAIANAAAAQLLAHLGLPSTVSAGMTDSKIADAQSGYEKGYTVAMAGHAGADMINLSVGMLGSIMVASLEAMAIDDDMCGAILRSIRGIEVSDDTLNLESIERVVTQDGHYLGEAETLKRMKTDYLYPALADRQSVNDWVDAGEQSIWDRAQARVADILASPGPTHLSVETEAKIRATYPIRLEQ